Sequence from the Longimicrobiaceae bacterium genome:
GTTCAGGCAAAATACATCGCGATGTTCTACGGAGAGGACGTGCTGGCGGCGCTGCAGAGGCACGAGCCGCACGCAGCCTGATCCTCAGAAGGAGTGCCTGCGGCCGGTCGAGAGCCATCGCTCGAGCTTCTCGAGAAAGGCAGGCATGTCGATGGGCTTGGTGACGTAGTCGTCGCAACCCGCTGCGAGCACGTTCTCTCTCGCGCCGTCGAGCGCCGTCAGGGCCACGATCGGCACGTCCTTCATGTCCGCCCGACGCCGCAGCATGCGGGTCGCCTCGAAGCCGTCCATCTCCGGCATCATC
This genomic interval carries:
- a CDS encoding response regulator; the encoded protein is MNGSSRSGSVILVAEDHLDSRDALKTLLEAVGYRVEVATDGRQAVTKAVEKHPALILMDMMMPEMDGFEATRMLRRRADMKDVPIVALTALDGARENVLAAGCDDYVTKPIDMPAFLEKLERWLSTGRRHSF